The proteins below come from a single Streptomyces tubercidicus genomic window:
- a CDS encoding type I polyketide synthase encodes MNESPARRTGPRPTDAAIVGMGALFPGAENLAAYWRNLVAGKDCITDVPADRWDPDIYYDPQGAEGPARSDHFYCRRGGFLDGPTAFDPTRFGIMPAAVGGAEPDQLLALRTIADAVADAGGEERLPADRSRIGVILGRGGFMGVATARLDQRVRTAHQLALTLRELAPELGASKIASIREAFQTSLGPEQPEASIGLVPSFTAARTANRLDFRGPAYTLDAACASSLLAVAQAVDLLAAGRCDLMVAGAVHHCHIATLWSVFTQLRALSPTQRIRPFDRRADGTLLSEGTGVVLLKRLADAERDGDRVYAVIRGTGVAGDGRAAGLMSPQPEGQIRALEQAWAAAGLDPTHPTALGLLEAHGTGTPVGDGVELATLARVFGPRGAGVPPVGLGSVKSMLGHTMQAAGIAGLIKAALAVHHRTLPPTLHLDEPHEGLARTRMRPLTEAEPWDAGQAPLRAGVNAFGFGGINAHAVLEEAPGRWVPAAPRPRPGALVRTASLRTGPSPTASSWTELPPRASLRTVEPERAVLLAADTPVQLADALRDVGEGGPAPDVSGPAAGPGAPVQDGPCRLALLDPTPQRRVLAAKILARGLPWRGRGEVWFTPDPFFGPYARQEGARLAYLFPGLEAEPPPRVDDIADRMDLPRPSFSGGSGLVERAVDTLAAGRILARALDELGLTPDLLTGHSLGEWTAMVVAGMYRPEAVDAFLDSLRPGSLAVPDLVYAALGCGAPQAAAALAGLERIAVSHDNCPHQSVICGAPEPLAEAVRRLARQGVRAQEMPFRSGFHTPMWAPYLHQTGTAFDTLPLRDHRLPVWSATTAAPFPDGPSAIRRLVLRHLLEPVRFQELTRRLYETGVRAFVQVGAGSLTGFVSDTLHGQDHLTVAATDPRRDGPAQLRHLAAALWTEGLSPRWERLGFPRGAGVVMGRATDDATGRAVDRVAEGAEGGATSGATGRATDRATGRTAGPEGAGAADRSAAAPARAAAAIRLDLGSPLVRLGERTSGFPVLTAPLAPGTPILAPAGSPPPPNPPPAPSPEGGGGGGGGGALPHPRPTAAEPVRQALDTVLAETRAATRTVTAALATADVRSVPAHHPVAAPHTAAPSVTAAPAPRTALRHLSLQALPYVRDHCVYLQPDDWPEAADRFPVVPMTTLLELAAEAARELVPGRLVTGYSDVRALRWLAVAPPVDLVVTATPDGEGRVRVSLGEYAAVTVHLAAQHPAPPPPDPAPLASGRPAPVSAEALYRDRWMFHGPAFAGVHEVSTVAADGIRGTLRALPAPGALLDAAGQLLGHWMQLKLSGDRLVFPATLERVRLYGPPPREGALLAATARIREVRAGSVRGEVELCGADGRVWARLEGWTYRRFGADERVWPMKFTPEVCGIGEPRPGGWCLVRRRWSDPASQELVMRRYLGAAERARYEECAPRARAAWLLGRIAAKDAVRELLWESGAGPVFPAEIQVGTDAHGRPCPRGPLADGLHLSLAHKDRIAVALAHRSGPVGIDVERVTDDPQALERIALTPAERRLADDLHARHAPGNTGRAYWLTALWCAKQAAAKAAGTVPGRRPLEWTVTPGPGGALRVVSPDGRPHLVHLDSVDDLSGRHVVAWTGPRPEDRTGTDTLTPTEATHGS; translated from the coding sequence ATGAATGAGTCCCCCGCCCGGCGCACCGGCCCCCGGCCCACGGACGCCGCGATCGTCGGCATGGGGGCGCTCTTCCCCGGCGCCGAGAACCTCGCCGCCTACTGGCGCAACCTGGTGGCCGGTAAGGACTGCATCACAGACGTGCCGGCCGACCGCTGGGACCCGGACATCTACTACGACCCGCAGGGCGCCGAAGGCCCCGCCCGCAGCGACCACTTCTACTGCCGCCGGGGCGGCTTCCTGGACGGTCCGACCGCCTTCGACCCCACCCGCTTCGGCATCATGCCCGCCGCCGTCGGGGGCGCCGAGCCCGATCAGCTGCTCGCCCTGCGCACCATCGCCGACGCCGTCGCCGACGCGGGTGGTGAAGAGCGGCTGCCCGCCGACCGGTCCCGTATCGGCGTGATCCTCGGCCGCGGCGGCTTCATGGGCGTCGCCACCGCCCGGCTCGACCAGCGGGTCCGTACCGCCCATCAGCTCGCCCTCACCCTGCGCGAACTCGCCCCGGAATTGGGTGCGTCGAAAATCGCGTCCATACGGGAGGCGTTCCAGACGAGCCTCGGCCCGGAACAGCCGGAAGCCTCCATCGGCCTGGTCCCCAGCTTCACCGCCGCCCGCACCGCCAACCGGCTGGACTTCCGCGGCCCCGCCTACACCCTCGACGCGGCCTGCGCCTCCTCCCTGCTGGCCGTGGCACAGGCCGTCGACCTGCTCGCCGCCGGCCGCTGCGACCTCATGGTCGCCGGAGCCGTGCACCACTGCCATATCGCCACCCTGTGGAGCGTCTTCACCCAGCTGCGTGCGCTCAGCCCCACCCAGCGCATCCGCCCCTTCGACCGCCGGGCCGACGGCACCCTGCTGTCCGAAGGCACCGGCGTCGTCCTCCTCAAGCGCCTGGCCGACGCCGAGCGCGACGGCGACCGGGTGTACGCGGTCATCCGCGGCACGGGAGTGGCGGGCGACGGCCGCGCCGCCGGTCTGATGAGCCCGCAGCCGGAGGGCCAGATCCGCGCACTGGAGCAGGCCTGGGCCGCTGCCGGGCTGGACCCCACACACCCCACGGCGCTCGGCCTGCTGGAGGCGCACGGCACCGGGACCCCGGTCGGCGACGGCGTGGAACTCGCCACCTTGGCCCGGGTGTTCGGCCCGCGCGGTGCGGGCGTGCCGCCGGTCGGCCTGGGCTCGGTGAAGTCGATGCTCGGCCACACCATGCAGGCCGCCGGTATCGCCGGACTGATCAAGGCGGCGCTCGCTGTCCACCACCGGACACTGCCGCCGACACTGCACCTGGACGAGCCGCACGAGGGCCTGGCGCGGACCCGTATGCGCCCGCTCACCGAGGCCGAGCCCTGGGACGCCGGGCAGGCACCGCTGCGGGCGGGCGTCAACGCCTTCGGCTTCGGGGGCATCAACGCGCACGCCGTTCTGGAGGAGGCACCGGGGCGGTGGGTTCCGGCGGCACCGCGCCCGCGGCCGGGGGCCTTGGTGCGGACGGCGTCGTTACGGACGGGACCGTCGCCGACGGCTTCGTCGTGGACGGAGCTACCGCCGAGGGCCTCGTTGCGGACGGTCGAGCCGGAGCGCGCCGTTCTGCTCGCCGCGGATACGCCGGTCCAACTGGCCGACGCCTTACGGGATGTGGGGGAGGGGGGCCCGGCGCCGGACGTGAGCGGTCCGGCGGCAGGCCCCGGTGCCCCCGTCCAGGATGGCCCCTGCCGCCTCGCCCTCCTCGACCCCACCCCGCAGCGCCGCGTCCTGGCCGCCAAGATCCTTGCCCGTGGTCTGCCCTGGCGGGGGCGCGGCGAGGTGTGGTTCACCCCGGACCCGTTCTTCGGCCCGTACGCCCGCCAGGAGGGAGCGCGGCTCGCCTACCTCTTCCCGGGGCTGGAGGCGGAGCCGCCGCCCCGTGTGGACGATATCGCCGACCGGATGGACCTGCCCCGGCCTTCGTTCTCCGGCGGCAGCGGCCTGGTCGAACGCGCCGTGGACACCCTCGCCGCCGGCCGCATACTGGCCCGCGCACTGGACGAACTGGGCCTCACCCCCGACCTGTTGACCGGCCACAGCCTCGGCGAATGGACCGCCATGGTCGTCGCCGGAATGTATCGGCCCGAGGCCGTGGACGCCTTCCTCGACTCGCTGCGGCCGGGCTCCCTCGCGGTACCCGACCTGGTCTACGCGGCCCTCGGCTGCGGTGCCCCGCAGGCGGCCGCCGCGCTCGCGGGCCTGGAGCGGATCGCGGTCAGCCATGACAACTGCCCCCACCAGTCGGTGATCTGTGGCGCGCCGGAGCCGCTGGCCGAGGCCGTACGCAGACTCGCCCGACAGGGGGTACGGGCCCAGGAGATGCCCTTCCGGTCCGGCTTCCACACCCCGATGTGGGCGCCCTACCTCCATCAGACCGGCACCGCCTTCGACACCCTGCCCTTACGGGACCATCGGCTCCCCGTATGGTCGGCGACGACTGCCGCCCCTTTCCCGGACGGTCCCTCCGCGATCCGCCGGCTGGTGCTGCGGCACCTCCTGGAGCCGGTCCGCTTCCAGGAGCTGACCCGACGGCTGTACGAGACGGGCGTCCGCGCCTTCGTCCAGGTAGGCGCCGGCAGCCTCACCGGCTTCGTCTCCGACACCCTCCACGGCCAGGACCACCTCACCGTCGCCGCAACCGACCCCCGCCGCGACGGCCCCGCCCAACTCCGCCACCTGGCCGCCGCGTTGTGGACCGAGGGCCTGTCGCCACGGTGGGAGCGGTTGGGGTTCCCGCGCGGGGCGGGCGTGGTGATGGGCCGGGCCACGGACGACGCTACGGGGCGGGCCGTGGACCGCGTCGCGGAGGGCGCTGAGGGCGGAGCTACGAGCGGTGCCACGGGCCGCGCTACGGACCGCGCCACGGGCCGTACGGCGGGCCCGGAAGGGGCCGGTGCGGCGGACCGCTCGGCGGCGGCCCCGGCAAGAGCCGCAGCGGCGATACGGCTCGACCTCGGCTCACCGCTGGTCCGCCTCGGCGAGCGGACATCAGGTTTCCCGGTTCTCACCGCGCCGCTCGCCCCAGGCACCCCAATTCTCGCGCCCGCCGGCTCCCCCCCACCCCCGAACCCACCCCCCGCCCCCTCCCCCGAAGGGGGAGGAGGGGGAGGGGGCGGGGGAGCGCTCCCGCACCCCCGGCCGACCGCCGCCGAACCCGTCCGGCAGGCCCTGGACACGGTCCTCGCCGAAACCCGGGCCGCCACCCGCACCGTCACCGCCGCCCTCGCCACCGCAGACGTCCGCAGCGTCCCCGCCCACCACCCCGTCGCCGCCCCTCACACCGCCGCCCCCTCGGTCACCGCCGCCCCCGCCCCCCGAACCGCCCTCCGCCACCTCTCCCTCCAAGCCCTCCCCTACGTACGTGACCACTGCGTCTACCTCCAGCCCGACGACTGGCCCGAGGCCGCCGACCGTTTCCCCGTCGTCCCGATGACCACCCTGCTGGAGCTGGCCGCCGAGGCGGCCCGGGAGTTGGTTCCCGGGCGGCTCGTCACGGGGTACTCCGATGTGCGGGCCCTGCGCTGGCTGGCCGTCGCTCCGCCCGTCGATCTGGTCGTGACCGCCACCCCCGACGGGGAGGGGCGGGTGCGGGTGAGTCTTGGTGAGTACGCCGCCGTGACCGTCCACTTGGCGGCACAGCACCCGGCGCCGCCGCCCCCCGACCCGGCGCCTCTGGCGTCCGGCCGGCCGGCGCCGGTCAGTGCGGAGGCGCTCTACCGGGACCGGTGGATGTTCCACGGGCCCGCGTTCGCGGGGGTCCACGAGGTCAGTACGGTCGCCGCCGACGGCATCCGCGGCACACTGCGCGCACTGCCCGCGCCGGGTGCCCTCCTGGATGCCGCGGGGCAGCTCCTCGGCCACTGGATGCAGCTGAAACTGAGCGGTGACCGCCTGGTCTTCCCCGCGACGCTGGAGCGCGTACGGCTCTACGGCCCGCCGCCCCGCGAGGGTGCGCTGCTGGCGGCCACCGCCCGGATCCGCGAGGTCAGAGCCGGTTCGGTGCGCGGCGAGGTGGAGCTGTGCGGCGCCGACGGCCGTGTATGGGCGCGTCTGGAGGGCTGGACCTACCGGCGCTTCGGTGCCGATGAGCGGGTGTGGCCGATGAAGTTCACGCCGGAGGTGTGCGGTATCGGTGAGCCGCGGCCGGGCGGCTGGTGCCTGGTCCGGCGGCGCTGGTCGGACCCGGCCTCGCAGGAGCTGGTCATGCGCCGCTATCTGGGCGCTGCCGAGCGTGCCCGTTACGAAGAATGTGCGCCCCGCGCCCGCGCGGCCTGGCTGCTGGGCCGGATCGCGGCCAAGGACGCGGTGCGGGAGCTGCTGTGGGAGTCGGGGGCCGGGCCGGTCTTCCCGGCCGAGATCCAGGTCGGCACCGACGCGCACGGCCGCCCCTGCCCCCGGGGCCCGCTCGCCGACGGCCTCCATCTCTCGCTCGCGCACAAGGACCGGATCGCCGTCGCCCTCGCCCACCGGTCGGGCCCGGTCGGGATCGACGTCGAGCGCGTCACCGACGATCCGCAGGCCCTTGAACGGATCGCCCTCACCCCGGCCGAACGCCGCCTGGCCGACGACCTCCACGCACGGCACGCACCCGGGAACACCGGCCGCGCCTACTGGCTCACCGCCCTGTGGTGCGCCAAACAAGCCGCGGCGAAGGCGGCGGGCACCGTACCCGGCCGCCGGCCGCTGGAGTGGACCGTGACCCCCGGACCGGGCGGCGCGCTCCGGGTGGTCTCCCCGGACGGCCGGCCCCACCTCGTCCACCTCGACTCCGTCGACGATCTGTCCGGGCGCCATGTCGTGGCCTGGACCGGGCCGCGGCCCGAGGACCGTACGGGCACCGACACCCTCACTCCCACGGAGGCCACCCATGGCAGCTGA